A stretch of Kazachstania africana CBS 2517 chromosome 7, complete genome DNA encodes these proteins:
- the BPH1 gene encoding Bph1p (similar to Saccharomyces cerevisiae BPH1 (YCR032W); ancestral locus Anc_1.144), which yields MSSDIPNVVALLLKLLQLDVLDQGLDSNPEAHLTEILSDFGKTFENLHAYIRDLTLHVEIQLFRRFKLNNTADNFNITDSSLWCKLLNCTKEQTVLALALQIILSLASFSIINKQRLGQLFSLKDELYKSLSSAHQEDSLVQSRITELYTTILGVNCEPQDLINLYTRIPEPHSIKILNCLITSACDILSHTHLQFENIYKTVKFNYSKHFYSSISLHLIVEFNNVSSNRFLTLGQNLYLEIKDGKLCVTNDEFTEALFDEVEFDSGTSYSLTATLQNGEFSLFVNGTIANSIALLSNIVLPLERIEIGSMLCSFKLYRLYVWSDTLPHEAIKIIHELKSIHIDCFETPCNLEGVRRSFGDALLRKTHAYPEFLHDPYECFLSNIKKWDTCKVLLDFSPVEEISLSSNNDFCISFENWQRSDTGNSKCYYFKASQLVPMFRTVDCIKLILFELETIDSIDTSFEYVVHLLKLLQVSVIRKWFEEDYNYTFLGYLMRRIVTRFKQGLPIQFLNIFLEAFGWDFNNIDKSIIENTTAYNELILNQDLWYYPGVDNSIGAESTEVIRYIYFHLNCLLNDSYFSTYNLGKLQDLDLLRHLNFYHLMNCYIDFNVMAEDSSNICITLLKAESNMASIHWLLCFIYFQVQKSDLKGAQRNLKIIDRLLSSEIKSEKSPLIKGLSLKHNLMILDEIVKRNGDPVPMINIILKLLLINEDLLSKFLQNGGSSIFLGILRVVGEKYHVPVTDILFFYSLGKSYISTSTTFTIESYIANNPNVIILVPEFICIALRLVELWTPNSPNEFELDTVNDNVTTIWKNLRLIISSADKKTTSGTWQTLIVVSLLDVLPTLRKYQNHTIYKSVSELTSIIIVEVTINSILRSKNHVFHDYLINSLALRIPHRDHIHHHLEPAEAKYIELGFSSTILPALLKSLIRNERQLVKKIISQPYFLPNIMCLLKQIEPYMKVIEFEIDFYLHIYKLLLICVDTYYTEHETLHSHVSESVLSSVFSFNITVIFYSLLMQRQNWKNEELSDFYRNTLLYQRALLQRKKGAMNNQLVCFLLLISSSELICNGYNKLIMHAVRALLLFHDKDLQNIASFFDHSNKGLLVSKFLEILSSSDDSAMSCLLSIQVNICGETQREKMKMLVIERMKCQNDPISLKAEHLFNEILRRKQISHNKINKSYRSIYELFEKDNQYAHNYTMTLMDKEYTYYMNDREEDLMMQKNKLHESVSQLKHSNNLQQLNQNITTWMVDTTVNMDYMRRRLTPFYGLEAGNINVSERETSDVIFDTSVRRNSNTSFISYDMVLDVDFADTSDVEKNENRKVLKLLKGDDVIRGIWNCSLIFGIEIKEGVLILGDLYLYFVSGYFYSKDQNKVLNVHDVAPTARDINVTLITGEDNKIASAKTMKEHYYWDIQNLAFVTKRPFLLRDVAMEILFNDESSRFLSFKDKTTRNKVFQSLDPLSSPEGIEAVLSGAIKELNIQATSIGLKNGIAQNTLFSRFSNVFTPRSIGSNGFEVTELWQKGKISNFFYLMMINILAGRSFNDLTQYPVFPWVIADYTSDELDLGDPKTYRDLSKPMGAQSEERKNQFIDRFHSLRGIDDAHTPPFHYGTHYSSAMIVLGYLIRLKPFTDSFLILQGGSFGHPDRLFSSIERSWSSAAIESTTDVRELTPEFFYLPEFLVNINKVDFGQDQNGNTVNDVQLPPWAKNDPKIFIAKNREALESPYVSEHLNEWIDLIFGYKQRGEMAINEVNVFNRLSYPGAVNLEKIANENERRAITGIIHNFGQTPLQLFEKPHPKRLFLKNEALFKFQQLFDRMRKKVQLLQPNAAISNGTVEYLELNEDTSGNEFWRGYKFLDVQIEKRHSKFQIKLVSSSSILLNSCFFKNVHLARITSFAISKLPIFITGDENGLLSIWKFTDKEGSLQLSKVANLCCHLHEIKKIKACNNYNTLLTLDVAGQVYSWDMNTYQPLRKMCSNASDIALSQINGTIAILTTTCEVQVYNLNAMHYGSFKIEPRKMPTALEFLECIPSKTLPNHTYLENYEPLCLGYSDGSVEICQLKQLDRAWTLIKMTSFFTGKTVGISSLKCVYRARDAQSQNEQEPLIELLVSDHEGNIYIWN from the coding sequence ATGTCCAGTGATATACCGAATGTGGTTGCCTTACTGTTAAAGTTACTACAATTGGATGTACTAGATCAGGGACTCGATTCTAATCCTGAAGCCCATCTAACGGAAATATTAAGTGACTTTGGCAAAACGTTTGAAAACCTGCATGCGTATATCAGAGATTTAACACTACATGTGGAAATACAACTATTTCGTAGATTCAAGCTGAACAACACTGCTGATaacttcaatatcactgaTTCTTCTCTCTGGTGCAAGCTTTTAAACTGCACTAAAGAACAAACTGTATTAGCATTAGCATTACAGATCATACTATCATTAGCATCCTTTTCTATTATTAATAAGCAACGATTAGGTCAATTGTTTAGTTTAAAGGATGAACTTTATAAATCACTCTCTTCTGCCCACCAGGAAGATTCATTAGTTCAATCACGTATAACTGAACTCTACACAACTATATTAGGCGTCAACTGTGAACCTCAGGATCTGATAAATTTATACACACGCATTCCTGAGCCCCATagtatcaaaattttaaactGCCTAATAACTTCTGCATGCGACATACTTTCCCACACAcatcttcaatttgaaaacatATACAAAACCGTAAAATTCAACTATTCTAAACACTTTTATTCATCAATCTCTTTACATCTAATCGTTGAGTTCAATAATGTGTCATCCAATCGTTTCCTAACGCTTGGTCAAAATTTATACTTGGAAATCAAAGACGGCAAATTATGTGTGActaatgatgaatttaCTGAAGCTCTCTTTGACGAAgttgaatttgattctgGTACATCATATTCTTTAACGGCGACCCTGCAAAATGGAGAATTTTCCTTATTTGTTAATGGCACTATCGCCAACAGCATAGCCTTACTCTCTAATATAGTCTTACCATTGGAACGTATAGAAATTGGTTCTATGCTATGTTCATTTAAACTTTACAGGCTTTACGTCTGGTCCGACACATTGCCTCATGAGGctatcaaaattattcatgAACTGAAAAGTATACATATAGACTGTTTTGAAACTCCATGCAATCTAGAGGGCGTCCGTAGATCGTTTGGTGATGCCTTACTGCGAAAAACACATGCCTACCCAGAATTCTTACACGACCCTTACGAATGTTTCCTCAGTAATATTAAAAAGTGGGATACATGCAAAGTCCTTTTGGACTTTAGCCCTGTCGAAGAAATCTCTCTTTCATCCAATAATGATTTTTGTATCAGCTTCGAAAATTGGCAACGCAGCGACACAGGTAATTCTAAATGTTACTACTTCAAAGCTTCTCAACTGGTACCAATGTTTCGCACCGTAGACTGTATAAAGcttattctttttgaaCTCGAGACAATTGACTCAATTGACACATCTTTCGAGTATGTAGTACACTTACTCAAATTATTGCAAGTTTCTGTAATACGAAAATGGTTTGAGGAGGATTATAACTACACATTTTTAGGTTATTTGATGAGAAGAATTGTTACTAGGTTTAAACAGGGTTTGCCAATCcagtttttgaatatattccTAGAAGCGTTTGGATGGGATTTCAATAACATTGACAAGTCAATCATTGAGAACACAACAGCGTACAATGAGTTAATTTTAAACCAGGATTTATGGTATTATCCTGGAGTGGATAATTCTATCGGTGCAGAAAGCACTGAAGTAATTAGATACATATACTTCCACCTGAATTGCCTATTGAACGACTCATATTTTTCCACTTACAATCTGGGGAAGCTGCAAGATTTAGATCTACTCCGTCATCTAAATTTCTATCACTTAATGAACTGCTACATTGATTTCAACGTAATGGCGGAGgattcatcaaatatatgCATTACCCTCTTAAAAGCCGAATCCAATATGGCTTCTATTCATTGGCTACTTTGcttcatttattttcaagtaCAGAAGAGCGATCTAAAAGGAGCTCAGAGAAACCTTAAGATCATAGATAGACTACTTTCTTCCGAAATAAAGAGTGAAAAAAGCCCGTTAATCAAAGGTTTATCCTTAAAACACAACTTAATGATCCTAGATGAAATAGTTAAAAGAAATGGTGATCCAGTACCAATgatcaatatcattttaaAACTGcttttgataaatgaagATCTGTTATCtaaatttttacaaaatggGGGAAGCTCTATTTTTTTAGGTATCCTTCGTGTGGTTGGAGAAAAGTATCATGTTCCTGTAACTgacattttatttttctacTCTTTAGGTAAATCCTACATTTCTACGTCCACAACTTTTACCATAGAAAGTTACATAGCCAACAATCCTAATGTTATTATACTAGTACCGGAGTTTATTTGCATTGCACTTCGCTTAGTAGAGTTGTGGACCCCTAATAGTCCCAACGAATTTGAGTTAGATACCGTAAACGATAATGTTACTACCATATGGAAGAATCTCAGACTAATAATCTCAAGTGCTGACAAGAAAACCACCTCTGGTACTTGGCAAACTTTGATTGTGGTGTCACTCCTCGATGTACTGCCTACTTTAAGAAAGTATCAGAATCACACAATATACAAGAGTGTTTCAGAATTGACATCTATAATTATAGTTGAAGTGACTATTAATAGTATTCTACGCTCAAAAAATCACGTCTTTCATGATTATTTGATTAATTCCTTGGCTTTACGCATTCCTCATAGGGATCACATTCATCATCACTTAGAGCCGGCTGAAGCGAAATATATCGAGCTTGGTTTCTCTTCTACAATTTTGCCTGCccttttgaaatctttaatAAGGAATGAAAGGCAGCTAgtaaaaaagattatttcTCAGCCATATTTTTTGCCCAATATTATGTGCCTTCTCAAACAAATCGAACCCTATATGAAAGTGATAGAGTTTGAGATCGATTTTTATCTGCACATATATAAGTTACTTCTCATATGTGTCGATACATACTATACTGAACATGAAACTTTACACAGCCATGTATCAGAGTCTGTTCTGTCCTCTGTTTTCTCcttcaatatcactgtaattttttattcaCTCTTAATGCAAAGAcagaattggaaaaatgaGGAACTATCGGATTTTTATAGGAACACATTGTTGTACCAAAGGGCCCTATTACAGCGTAAGAAGGGCGCCATGAATAACCAGCTAGTTTGCTTTTTATTGCtgatatcttcttctgaatTAATCTGTAATGGCTATAACAAGCTGATCATGCATGCCGTCAGAGCTTTACTCTTATTTCATGACAAGGATTTGCAAAATATAGCTTCATTTTTCGATCATTCTAACAAAGGCCTGCTTGTATCGAAATTCTTGGAAATCCTTTCATCAAGTGACGATAGTGCAATGTCATGTTTGTTATCAATTCAAGTCAATATTTGTGGTGAAACTCAGAGagagaagatgaaaatgctTGTGATCGAAAGAATGAAATGTCAAAATGATCCTATTAGTCTAAAGGCTGAGCATTTGTTTAATGAGATACTTAGAAGGAAGCAAATATCTCATAACAAGATAAACAAGAGTTATAGATCAATTtatgaattatttgaaaaggatAACCAATATGCTCACAACTACACAATGACCCTTATGGACAAAGAGTATACGTACTATATGAATGACAGGGAGGAAGATCTGATGATGcagaaaaataaattgcATGAATCCGTATCACAACTAAAGCACTCGAATAATTTGCAGCAgttaaatcaaaatattactACTTGGATGGTGGATACTACCGTCAACATGGATTATATGAGAAGGAGGCTAACACCGTTTTATGGACTGGAGGCTGGCAATATAAACGTGTCAGAAAGGGAAACATCCGATGTTATATTTGATACTTCTGTTAGGAGAAATAGCAATACAAGCTTTATATCTTACGATATGGTTTTGGACGTAGATTTTGCAGACACTTCTGATGtcgaaaaaaatgaaaatagaaAGGTCTTGAAGCTATTAAAGGGTGATGACGTGATAAGAGGAATATGGAATTGCAGCCTcatttttggaattgaAATAAAGGAAGGAGTTTTAATACTTGGCGATCTTTACTTATACTTTGTCTCCGGCTATTTCTATTCAAAAGACCAAAACAAAGTTCTTAATGTACATGATGTAGCTCCCACGGCAAGAGATATTAATGTAACACTAATAACTGGAGAGGACAACAAAATTGCGTCAGCTAAAACTATGAAAGAGCACTACTATTGGGATATACAAAATTTAGCATTTGTGACCAAGAGACCTTTTCTATTACGAGATGTCGCCATGGAGATTCTCTTCAATGATGAGAGCAGTCGATTTTTGTCCTTCAAGGATAAAACTACGAGAAATAAGGTTTTTCAGAGCTTGGATCCTCTTTCTTCCCCAGAGGGAATAGAAGCGGTACTTTCGGGAGCCATAAAGGAGCTTAATATCCAAGCTACCAGTATTGGACTGAAAAATGGAATTGCCCAAAATACATTGTTTTCGAGATTTTCAAACGTTTTTACACCTCGTAGTATTGGGAGCAATGGCTTTGAAGTTACAGAACTTTGGCAGAAGGGGAAAATCtccaatttcttttatttaatgatgataaaCATACTTGCTGGACGATCTTTTAACGATCTGACCCAGTATCCAGTATTTCCGTGGGTTATAGCTGATTATACAAGTGATGAATTGGATTTAGGAGATCCAAAGACATATAGAGATCTATCCAAACCAATGGGTGCTCAATCAGAGGAAAGAAAGAACCAGTTCATAGATAGATTTCATTCTTTGAGAGGAATTGACGATGCACATACTCCTCCATTCCATTACGGAACACATTACTCTTCTGCCATGATAGTATTGGGCTACTTAATAAGATTAAAACCTTTTACAGATTCATTTCTTATTTTACAAGGAGGTTCATTTGGACATCCAGATCGTCTTTTCAGTTCTATTGAGCGTTCATGGTCTTCAGCCGCAATTGAAAGCACAACAGATGTAAGGGAATTGACACCAGAATTCTTTTATCTTCCAGAATTTTTGGTTAATATCAATAAGGTCGACTTTGGCCAAGATCAAAATGGAAACACTGTTAATGATGTTCAACTCCCACCGTGGGCCAAGAATGATCCGAAGATTTTCATTGCAAAGAACAGAGAAGCACTAGAAAGCCCTTATGTGAGTGAACATTTGAATGAGTGgattgatttgatttttggGTATAAACAAAGGGGAGAAATGGCGATAAATGAAGTGAACGTTTTCAACAGATTAAGCTATCCAGGTGCCGTgaatttggaaaagattGCAAATGAAAACGAACGGAGAGCTATAACAGGAATTATACATAATTTCGGTCAGACACCATTGCAGCTATTCGAGAAACCTCACCCTAAAAGGCTTTTTCTTAAGAATGAAGCTCTTTTTAAGTTCCAACAGTTATTTGATAGGATGCGCAAAAAAGTTCAACTTTTACAACCAAATGCAGCCATCTCCAATGGCACTGTCGAATATCTTGAATTAAACGAAGATACCTCGGGAAATGAATTCTGGAGGGgttataaatttttagatGTTCAGATTGAAAAACGCCACtccaaatttcaaattaagCTAGTCTCAAGTTCGTCAATCCTTCTTAACtcttgttttttcaaaaacgtTCATTTGGCTCGAATAACTTCTTTTGCAATTAGTAAATTGCCCATATTTATCACTGGCGATGAAAATGGTTTACTAAGCATTTGGAAATTTACAGATAAAGAAGGTTCGCTCcaactttcaaaagttgCAAACCTGTGCTGTCATTTGCAcgaaatcaagaaaatcaaagCGTGCAACAATTACAACACTTTACTTACTCTAGATGTGGCCGGACAGGTTTATTCTTGGGATATGAATACCTATCAACCTTTAAGAAAAATGTGCTCCAATGCTTCTGACATTGCACTTTCACAAATCAATGGCACAATAGCGATCTTGACAACCACTTGTGAGGTACAAGTTTACAATTTGAATGCCATGCATTATGGATCATTCAAGATTGAGCCACGAAAAATGCCAACAGCTCTGGAATTTTTAGAGTGTATACCCTCTAAGACGCTACCAAACCATACATATCTCGAGAATTATGAACCTCTATGTCTCGGATATTCTGATGGTTCTGTTGAAATATGCCAATTGAAACAGCTCGATAGAGCATGGACTTTGATTAAGATGACATCCTTTTTTACAGGTAAAACAGTTGGAATCTCGTCGTTGAAATGTGTATATCGGGCACGTGATGCGCAAAGCCAGAATGAACAAGAACCGTTGATTGAGCTCTTGGTTTCCGATCATGAAGgtaatatatacatttgGAACTAG
- the RPL39 gene encoding 60S ribosomal protein eL39 (similar to Saccharomyces cerevisiae RPL39 (YJL189W); ancestral locus Anc_1.148) gives MAAQKSFKIKQRLAKAKKQNRPLPQWVRLRTNNTIRYNAKRRNWRRTKMNI, from the exons ATGGCT GCtcaaaaatctttcaagatTAAGCAAAGATTAGCTAAGGCTAAGAAGCAAAACAGACCATTACCACAATGGGTCAGATTAAGAACCAACAACACTATCCGTTACAACGCTAAGAGAAGAAACTGGAGAAGAACTAAGATGAACATCTAA
- the RIM1 gene encoding Rim1p (similar to Saccharomyces cerevisiae RIM1 (YCR028C-A); ancestral locus Anc_1.153) — translation MLLRQQTRFFSQTARKMDFSKMSIVGRIGSEFQEYVSQNDKKYIRYSIASQPRRDGPTNWYNVTVFNEPQMNFLTQYVRKGALVYVEADAANYTYEKEDGSKATTLSLIQKDINLLRNGKSEESSEAATESTE, via the exons ATGCTATTACGCCAACAAACACGTTTCTTCTCCCAAACTGCCAGAAAGATGGACTTTTCCAAGATGTCTATCGTTGGCCGCATTGGTAGTGAATTCCAAGAGTACGTTTCACAAAATgacaaaaaatatataagaTACAGTATTGCGTCTCAGCCAAGAAGGGATGGCCCAACCAATTGGTACAATGTTACTGTTTTCAATGAACCTCAAATGAACTTCTTGACTCAATACGTTAGAAAAGG TGCTTTGGTTTATGTTGAAGCTGATGCTGCTAACTACACTTACGAGAAGGAAGATGGTTCTAAGGCTACTACTCTAAGTTTGATTCAAAAGGATATCAACTTGTTGAGAAACGGTAAGTCAGAAGAATCTTCCGAAGCTGCTACTGAATCAACTGAATAA
- the FEN2 gene encoding Fen2p (similar to Saccharomyces cerevisiae FEN2 (YCR028C); ancestral locus Anc_1.155): MIKDDVVTREEKTFRARKPINERWLLFKIDVFVLSFICLQYWINYVDRTGFSNAYVSGMKKDLNMRGDDLNVTTACFTVGYVIGMLPNNLILLVVPPRIWLSFCTFAWGLLTLGLYGVSSYQHCCAIRFFQGIFESCTFSGAHLILGLWYKENELAIRSAIFTSSGLIGSMFSGFMQTSIFEHLDGHHNLAGWRWLFIIDFCITVPIALYGLIFFPGIPEHDSSYSKFSMTSYIFNKDELQYARRRLPARDESTKMDMTIIPRVLKRWHWWLFSLVWILGGENLSFASNTTFALWLQYKGYSLSHRNNDPSGIYAVGIVSTMLTAVYLSNFSRARHWHVAVLMAVVSCIVAVMIRTNPLSAGVMFTAQYLGGIIYAGQAVFFAWANIVCHDDIQERAVVLASMNMFSGAVNAWWSILFYAASMVPGFEKGCYALIATGVSSGILSVGIRYLQNQENASKQALPYIDANDMIDEDDDDEEEE; encoded by the coding sequence ATGATCAAAGACGACGTTGTTACTAGGGAAGAAAAGACATTTCGGGCTAGAAAACCAATCAATGAGAGATGGttacttttcaaaattgacGTATTTGTGCTATCATTCATATGTCTACAGTACTGGATCAATTACGTTGATCGTACTGGGTTTTCAAATGCTTACGTTTCTGGTATGAAAAAGGACCTCAACATGAGAGGTGATGATCTTAATGTGACTACTGCCTGTTTCACTGTCGGATACGTTATTGGAATGCTACccaataatttgatattgCTTGTTGTGCCACCAAGAATTTGGTTAAGTTTCTGTACTTTTGCATGGGGGTTGCTCACACTCGGCTTGTACGGTGTATCCAGTTATCAGCACTGTTGTGCAATTAGATTCTTCCAAGGtatatttgaaagttgTACTTTCTCTGGCGCACATTTAATCCTAGGGTTGTGGTAtaaggaaaatgaattagCCATTAGGTCAGCTATTTTCACGAGTAGTGGTTTGATTGGCTCCATGTTTAGTGGATTTATGCAAACCAGTATTTTTGAGCATCTAGACGGACATCATAATTTAGCCGGGTGGAGGTGGCTATTTATCATAGATTTTTGTATAACTGTCCCCATTGCACTTTACGGGTTGATCTTCTTTCCAGGCATTCCTGAACATGACAGCTCTTATAGCAAGTTTTCTATGACAAGTTATATCTTCAACAAGGACGAACTACAATACGCTAGAAGAAGACTACCAGCAAGAGATGAAAGCACTAAAATGGATATGACTATAATACCCAGAGTCTTGAAAAGATGGCATTGGTGGCTATTCTCCCTTGTGTGGATACTGGGAGGTGAGAATCTAAGTTTTGCATCTAATACGACATTCGCATTATGGCTTCAATACAAGGGTTATTCCCTGTCACATAGAAACAACGATCCATCAGGTATATATGCTGTGGGTATAGTATCTACGATGCTTACTGCTGTCTATCTAAGCAACTTCTCTCGAGCAAGACATTGGCATGTGGCTGTGCTAATGGCTGTCGTCAGTTGTATCGTAGCCGTTATGATCCGGACTAATCCATTAAGCGCAGGTGTTATGTTTACGGCCCAATACCTGGGCGGGATCATCTACGCAGGACAAGCTGTCTTCTTTGCATGGGCCAATATTGTCTGTCACGACGATATCCAAGAAAGGGCCGTCGTCCTGGCATCGATGAATATGTTTTCTGGAGCGGTCAATGCATGGTGGTCGATCCTATTCTACGCAGCTTCCATGGTACcaggatttgaaaaaggtTGCTATGCACTCATTGCCACAGGTGTCTCAAGTGGTATCCTTTCTGTGGGAATACGGTACCTACAAAACCAAGAAAATGCCAGTAAGCAAGCCTTGCCGTACATCGACGCCAACGACATGATAGATGAAGACGAcgatgacgaagaagaagaataa
- the MNN5 gene encoding alpha-1,2-mannosyltransferase MNN5 (similar to Saccharomyces cerevisiae MNN5 (YJL186W); ancestral locus Anc_1.150), translated as MFWFRMTMFKKRSLYSILFICLIFLISRQHRSYAVVESVVKSNAYDAFYSEVYELLISSKPMDPPSDKNSFRLTSCDLPKDVGINDLDRFEKLSFDNLQRCYHLSNEQAQDLQKAHSSYVKSIKDLIDNHSNIISKDDEKKKGILTVGGGRYSVLLFTMIQKLRETGTTLPVEVLIPPQDEGDDEFCNVILPQFNAKCIYFKDYLPPNLLDKLVLKSYQIKALGLLMTSFNQILFLDADNYPMKNLNYIFETESFQKYGLITWPDIWRRYTPPAYYNIADIDFNLEKRVRFETDDISPVSRYDDIFPTLLNDERKLTEYTSSKVPFHDLEGTISDLTTESGQMLIDKKKHLDTLLLAFYYNFYGPSWYYNMFSLGSSGEGDKETFISAAHALGKPYYQVKSKVEFDGFFHDKDGFQGLGLMQHDFEQDYQVHKNAMLEVAGNPDKYSKYESDYKLETSFTDQFLRKYNNKKDLVDIMFVHASFFKFEPLELHSKNRYYMSDNSPLRGFKRMDRMNNFDLELFNFQILRDNLCSTKPVAFKVYEDKYDTDEWKSVCEYLDKRVTFLKKTHEEAINAAKSS; from the coding sequence ATGTTCTGGTTTAGAATGACTAtgttcaagaaaagatcaTTGTATTCGATACTATTTATATGTTTGATCTTTCTGATCTCTCGTCAACATAGATCTTATGCAGTGGTCGAATCGGTGGTTAAAAGTAATGCATATGATGCATTCTATTCTGAAGTATATGAGTTGCTGATTTCGAGTAAACCAATGGATCCACCATCAgataaaaattcttttagACTGACAAGCTGTGATTTACCAAAAGATGTCGGTATTAATGATCTTGATAGATTCGAAAAATTATCCTTTGATAATTTACAGAGATGTTATCACTTATCTAATGAACAGGCTCAAGATTTGCAGAAAGCGCACTCGAGCTATGTCAAGAGTATCAAAGATTTAATTGATAAccattcaaatataatttcaaaagatgacgagaaaaagaaaggtATATTAACCGTTGGTGGCGGTAGGTATTCCGTCTTACTATTCACgatgattcaaaaattaagagaAACAGGTACAACTTTGCCAGTAGAAGTCCTGATTCCTCCACAGGATGAAGGTGATGACGAATTTTGTAACGTTATCTTACCTCAATTTAACGCTAAATGTAtctatttcaaagattatCTTCCTCCTAACCTTTTAGACAAACTCGTGTTGAAATCATACCAAATAAAAGCTTTAGGTTTATTAATGACTAGtttcaatcaaattctaTTCTTAGATGCAGACAACTAtccaatgaaaaatttgaattacatttttgaaactgaATCTTTCCAAAAATATGGTTTAATCACATGGCCTGATATTTGGAGAAGATACACACCTCCTGCATATTATAATATTGCTGACATCGACTTTAATCTGGAAAAAAGAGTTAGATTCGAAACGGATGATATTTCTCCAGTCAGTAGATACGATGATATATTCCCAACCTTATTAAACGATGAGCGTAAACTAACCGAATATAcatcttcaaaagttcCATTCCATGATTTGGAGGGTACAATTTCAGATCTTACCACGGAATCTGGCCAAATGTTAATTgataagaagaaacattTAGACACACTTTTACTTGCATTTTACTACAATTTTTACGGACCTTCATGGTATTACAACATGTTTTCTTTGGGGTCATCCGGAGAAGGTGATAAAGAGACTTTTATTTCGGCAGCACATGCATTGGGGAAACCATACTACCAAGTAAAATCAAAGGTCGAATTCGATGGATTCTTCCATGACAAAGATGGTTTCCAAGGGCTTGGTTTAATGCAACATGATTTTGAACAAGATTATCAAGTCCACAAGAATGCAATGCTGGAAGTTGCAGGAAATCCTGATaaatattccaaatatGAATCGGATTATAAATTAGAAACATCGTTCACAGATCAATTCTTAAGAAagtataataataaaaaagatttGGTAGACATCATGTTCGTACATGCaagttttttcaaatttgaaccATTGGAGCTTCATAGTAAAAATCGTTATTACATGAGTGATAACAGTCCGTTGAGAGGATTCAAGAGAATGGATAGAATGAATAACTTTGATTTGGAACTATTTAACTTCCAAATTTTGAGGGATAATTTGTGCAGCACGAAACCAGTGGCTTTCAAAGTCTATGAAGACAAATATGACACCGATGAATGGAAATCTGTGTGTGAGTATCTCGACAAACGTGTgacatttttaaaaaaaaccCATGAGGAAGCCATAAATGCTGCAAAATCTTCATAG